From the genome of Gracilinanus agilis isolate LMUSP501 chromosome 2, AgileGrace, whole genome shotgun sequence, one region includes:
- the BCL2L1 gene encoding bcl-2-like protein 1 isoform X1: protein MSHSNRELVIDFLSYKLSQKGYNWSQFEDENRTEVLEGAEIPSTVNGSPSWHPADSRAVSGATGHSSSLDAHETIPVAAVKQALREAGDEFELRYRRAFSDLTSQLHITPGTAYQSFEQVVNELFRDGVNWGRIVAFFSFGGALCVESVDKEMEVLVGRITSWMATYLDDHLDPWIQENGGWMEEMKFRGMK, encoded by the exons ATGTCGCACAGTAACCGGGAGCTGGTGATTGACTTTCTTTCTTACAAGCTCTCACAGAAAGGATACAATTGGAGTCAGTTTGAAGATGAGAACAGGACTGAGGTTCTAGAAGGGGCAGAGATACCTAGTACTGTGAATGGCAGTCCCTCTTGGCACCCCGCTGACAGCCGTGCTGTGAGTGGGGCCACAGGGCACAGCAGCAGCCTGGATGCCCATGAGACAATACCAGTGGCTGCTGTGAAGCAAGCTTTGAGGGAGGCAGGAGATGAATTTGAACTTCGGTACAGGCGGGCATTCAGTGACCTGACATCCCAGCTCCACATCACTCCAGGAACAGCTTATCAGAGCTTTGAGCAGGTAGTGAATGAACTCTTCCGGGATGGGGTGAACTGGGGCCGAATTGTGGCATTCTTCTCCTTCGGAGGGGCATTGTGTGTGGAAAGCGTGGATAAGGAGATGGAAGTCTTGGTAGGACGCATCACCTCCTGGATGGCCACTTACTTGGATGACCACCTAGACCCTTGGATCCAAGAAAATGGCGGCTGG ATGGAGGAAATGAAATTTAGAGGGATGAAGTGA